A genomic window from Pecten maximus chromosome 6, xPecMax1.1, whole genome shotgun sequence includes:
- the LOC117328925 gene encoding ankyrin repeat domain-containing protein 17-like, with amino-acid sequence MMPDIVRILLDAGADVTARSLMDRTPLIHAVSQKDQRSVRYLLKAQSDPDAVDRLGCTPLGLACLKQHAPIIRDIVQYGADINSERSRNNKDLLTNVIQSSHHSITELLFELGLKVTPELIMLKNPVGCAIRKKSSEHVKILLRENCPLEEPLHELPLIEAVQENNVDADVMNILIKSGADFSDALLDCAMTAKPDDKCLASLITRYHCDVRTLKTLCCFSIRKCLGLGIKTKVQRLIDDHVIPRSLVKDVMLEHVLNV; translated from the coding sequence ATGATGCCAGATATTGTTCGTATTTTACTTGACGCTGGAGCTGACGTCACAGCACGTTCTTTAATGGACAGAACACCTCTTATCCATGCTGTATCGCAGAAAGACCAGCGATCTGTCCGATACCTTCTAAAAGCTCAATCGGACCCAGATGCTGTGGACAGATTGGGCTGTACACCACTAGGACTTGCTTGTCTAAAACAGCACGCACCTATCATACGAGATATTGTTCAATACGGCGCCGATATTAATTCTGAAAGGAGTCGAAACAACAAAGACTTATTGACTAATGTCATCCAGTCGTCACATCACAGCATCACTGAGCTTCTGTTCGAGCTTGGATTGAAAGTAACTCCTGAACTCATTATGCTGAAAAACCCAGTTGGTTGTGCAATAAGGAAAAAAAGTAGCGAACATGTGAAGATTCTGCTTCGGGAAAATTGTCCTCTAGAAGAACCCTTACACGAACTTCCATTAATAGAGGCAGTTCAGGAGAATAATGTTGATGCCGATGTGATGAATATTCTCATCAAATCGGGAGCCGACTTTTCGGACGCGCTGTTGGACTGTGCAATGACTGCTAAGCCGGATGATAAATGTTTGGCGAGTTTGATTACAAGATATCACTGTGACGTCAGAACGCTGAAGACACTGTGTTGTTTCTCTATTAGGAAGTGTCTCGGCCTCGGAATCAAAACAAAGGTTCAGCGTCTGATTGACGATCACGTGATTCCTCGATCTCTAGTTAAGGATGTCATGTTGGAGCACGTTCTCAATGTGTGA